The Herbaspirillum sp. DW155 genomic interval GCTGGCCACCCCGAACATCATCGGTGCCGCTACGAAGGAGATCAGGCTTAGCGAGCGAAGTGCCAGGCTGGAGAGGTAGGCCTGGTCATCCTGGCGGCGGCTCATCACTGGAAACAGCGAGCGCACGGCCACCCACGAGATGTTCTGCACCGGGAACAGCATCAGCTTGTAGGCCAGCGAATAATTGCCGAGGATGGTGGCGCCCAGCATCTTGCCGACGACGAAACTGTCGGCATTGCGGAACACATAGGCGGCCATCTGGTTGCCCGCCATGGCGCCACTGAAGGAGAAGACGCTGCGCACCGAAGCGCGGTCGAAGATCATCTTTGGCCGCCAGGGAGAATAGCGCCACAGCAGCAGCGTAGTGCAAGCCGCCGTCATGACCGCCTGCGCCGTCAGACTCCATACGCCCGCGCCACGGAACGCCATGACCAGCGCAATGGCCAACGCCAGCAAGGAGGCTGCCGATTCGATGCCGGCGATGAGACGAAAGCGCGATACCCGCTCTATGAGTGCCTGGTGCACCATGGAACTGGCGGCAATCGGGAAGGTAATCGCCAGTACCCACAGCACATGCTTCAGACGCGGTTCATGGAAGGTGGCCGCCATGAACGGCGCGGCTACCCAGAGCATGAGCATGAGCACCAGGCCGCCGATCATGTTGAGCCAGAAGACCGAGGAACTGTCGTTCTCGTGCAGCTCCGCCTTCTGGATGATGGCAGCTGCCGTGCCCATGTCGCGCAGGATGAAGGCCAGGTTGGTTGCAATGCCGGCCATGGCCATCAAGCCATATTCGGACGGCGGTATAAGACGCGTCAACACGAACATGTTGACGAGCTGCGAACCTATCTTGACGAACTGGGTGACCGCAATCCAGCGGACGTTGGATGCTGCACTCATGCTGACGCTTGCTTGCGGTCACGGCAGGGCGCAGCAGCTCCTGCATCCGGCACAGTGGAGCTGGCGTTGATGTGCGCCCCCATGCTCAATGCGTATCCAGTTCAGGCAGGCTCTTGACCAGATCATCCACCGCCTTGACCTGTTCCAGGAAGGCCTTGAGCTGCGACAGGCGCAGTGCGCTCGGGCCGTCGCACAGTGCCTTGGACGGATCCGGGTGGGCTTCCAGGAACAGGCCTGCAATGCCCAGTGCCATGCCGGCACGCGCCAGTTCGGTCACCTGGCCACGGCGGCCGCCCGATGCGGCAGCACCGGATTCACGTTGCTGCAGGGCGTGGGTCACGTCGAAGATCACCGGCTTGTTGCCGCTGACCTGTTTCATTACGCCGAAGCCCAGCATGTCGACCACCAGATTGTCATAGCCGAATTGCGCACCACGGTCGCACAGCATGACGTTGGTGTTGCCGCCTTCTTCGAACTTCTCGACGATGTTCTTCATCTGCGGCGGGCTGACGAATTGCGGCTTCTTGATGTTGATGACCTTGCCGGTCTTGGCCAGCGCGATCACCAGGTCGGTCTGGCGCGCCAGGAAGGCGGGCAGTTGCAGGACGTCACAGACGCTGGCCACCTCGGCAGCCTGGTAGGGTTCGTGCACGTCGGTCAGGACCGGCACGCCGTGGGCTTTCTTGACCGCTTCAAAGATCTTCAGGCCGGCTTCCAGGCCAGGGCCGCGGTAGCTCTTGATGGAAGAGCGGTTGGCCTTGTCGAAGGAAGCCTTGAAGACGTAGGGAATGCCCAGTTCCTTGGTGATACGCACATATTCACCGCAGACGTCGACGGCGAATTGTTCGGATTCCAGCACGTTGATGCCGCCGAACAGTACGAAGGGCAGTTCGTTGCCAACCTGAATCTCATTGATCTTGATCATGTTCCATTTCCTCATGCAGGAGCTTATTTTCAAATTCCGGCGCCATTGCGTTCGCGCCGGAGAGGGAGAATACGTTGATTTGCGCCGTAATTACAGTCGCTTTGCATCCAGCAGCTTGAGTACGCCCACCACATGCTGCTGCGCATTGAGCGCCACCAGGGCGGTGATGTTCAGTTCCAGCATCTTGGCTTCGGCGTCGACGAACATTTCGTCTTCGGCGACGGTCTTGGGCGAGGTGTTCATCAGGTCGGCGGCAGTGATGTGATAGATGTCCTTGCGGGCCGCCAGGGCGCGACGCAGGTCACCGTCGGTAATGACGCCGCACAGCTTCTGGCGGTTGCCGTCGGCGCTGACCAGGGCCATGCCCAGGCCGCCTTCGGTCATCTGGCCGATGACGTCGATGATCGGGGTATCGCGCATCACCCAGGGGACCTGGGTATGCATCACATCCTTGACGCGGGTCAGCAGGCGCTTGCCCAGGCTGCCGCCAGGGTGGAAGCGGGCGAAGTCGTTGGGCTTGAAATCGCGCTTTTCAATCAGCGCCACTGCCAGCGCATCGCCCATGACCAGGGTGGCGGTGGTCGAAGTGGTGGGCGCCAGGTTGTTCGGGCAGGCTTCACGCACCACCGAGACATCCAGTACGACGTCGGCATTCTTGCCCAGCGTGGAATTGCGCTTGCCGACCAGGGCGATGATGCGCAGACCGAAGTGGCGCAATGACGGGATCAGGCGGATGACTTCTTCGGTTTCGCCGCTGTAGGAGATCAGGATGGCCGTATCGGCCTCAGTGAACATGCCGAGGTCGCCGTGATAGGCCTCGCCCGGATGCACGAAGAACGAGGAGGTGCCGGTGGAGGCGAGGGTGGCGGCGATCTTGCTGCCGATGATGCCGGACTTGCCCATGCCGGAGACGATCACGCGGCCGCGGGTGGTGTACATCAGTTCGACTGCCTGCTCGAATTCCTCGGCCAGGCGTTCGGCGATCATGTTCAAGGCTTGCGCCTGTTCCCGGAAGACCCGGATACCGGTTGTTCTCATGCTGTTCTCACTTGAGTCACTTGTTGGATAAGGGAGGTCACTGGGTCATGCGGCTCATGGCCTGGGCATAACCGGCAACGCTGTCATAGATGGCAGAACGGTTCTGTGCGTTCAATACGCTATCGGAAAATTCGCGGAAGGCGCCATGTCCGCCGGCCTTGGCCAGCACCACGCGCGCGTGCTGCTTGACGTAATCCGGCGCGTCCCCCACGGCGACCGGCCAGCCGCAGGCGGCAAAGCCGGGCAGGTCGATGCTGTCGTCACCGATCATGGCGGTGGCGTCGGGAGCGACTTCGTAATGGGCCATGATGGCGCGACAGGCCGCGGCCTTGTCCTTGGCGCCGAGGTGGAAGACGGTGATGCCCAGGTCGGCCAGGCGGCGGCGCAGCGTGGCCGAGTCGCGCCCGGAAATGACGGCTACGTTCACGCCGGCTTCCTGCAGCATCTTGATGCCCATGCCGTCGCGCACGTGGAAGCGCTTCAGGCATTCACCGCTGTCGTCGTACCAGATGCCGCCATCGGTGAGCACGCCATCGATGTCGGTGATGACCAGTTTCACGTCAGCCAGACTGCCGGCATCCAGTGCCGGGTCGGGCAGGCCGGACATCAGTGCGCGTACGCGCTCCAGGCAAGCCGGCGTATCGACGCCGGGTGCGGCGTGATCGACTTCGATCACGCGGATCTGCCAGCCGGCATCCATGATGCGCAGCTGTTCCAGCATCTCGGCGCCTTCCAGTTCGCTGGGCGGCAATCCGGGAAAGGCGGCCAGCAGTTCGTCACGATAGGCATAGACGCCGATGTGCTTGAAATAGCGGGTCTTGCCGGTGGATTCGCGCTCGAAGGGGATGCGTGCGCGGCTGAAGTACAGGGCGTCACCGGCGCGGTTGCGTACCACCTTGACGGTGTTGGGATTGTCCGCCTCGGCTGCGGTAATCGGGTGACACAGCGTGCCCGCTTGTACCTGCGGCGCCGCCAGCATGGCCTGCAGCAGCCTGCGCAGATGCTCCGGATTGACCAGCGGCTCGTCGCCCTGCACGTTGAGATAGAGGTCGGCCGGGTGATGTTGCATCACTTCGCGCAGACGGTCGGTCCCGGAAGGGTGGTCCGGCGAGGTCAGCAGGGCCTTGCCGCCGAAGGCGGTGACGGCAGCGACGATGCGCTCATCGTCGGTAGCGACCACCACGTCGGCGAGCTCTTCCAGACCTTTTACGCGCTCGTAGACGTGCTGGATCATGGGTTTGCCCAGGATGTCAGCCAGCGGCTTGCCTGGCAGGCGGCTGGAGCCGAAACGGGCGGGAATGACGGCGATACAGCGCATGCCGGGCCTCATGCACGAATGGCGGCGGGGCAGGGCTTGCTTCCCTGCATCGCGGCGATGGTGTCGTCATTGGCTTGCTGCGTGCCAGAGCGGCAAGAGGAGTTTCGGATGCTGGAAGTCTCGGGCCTGCTCGATACCGTGGTCATGGAAGCGCTTTCAGATGAGAGGGATGGATCCATTCAGAAGCACCGGCCGCCGGTGCCAACATGCCAACCGCTGGCGGCGACCGCCCGGCATCGATTCCATTGTTGAGGTCCCTGCCAACACGGCGGCCGCACTGACAGAAGCTTGGGTTCCCCCTGCATCGCTCTCTGGTCCGGCATGTCGGCATTTGCTTTTATCATGAATCGAAGTCGGATCCGCTTCCCCCGGCCGTCGAACCGGCACTGCCGTGAGGAAGTGTGATGCTTCTTGAAGCCAGCCCGACCGGATCGGATGCGGGGGGAAACTTCCGGGCTGTTTTGCCGATTGGAAATTTTTCGCGGCATTTAATCGCAGTTGCTGGCTTGTTCGGCAAATTTATCATATTGTTGCGCTGCACAGTCGCCTTTTTCATGCAAAACATCTGCTGAAACATGGCAAACTTTTTGTTATCAAGGTGTGAACTTTTCTTCCTCTTTGATGACAAGACGGCAAGATCGCAGCGGATGCTGATAGAAGGTTCATGAATGACCGATTTTGAAAGGAATATTGATGTCGCAGGACCCTGACTGGCTGGCTGACCTGGCGCGCTACAACCTGCGCCGTCCGTTCTTGAAGGAGCAATCGATCTGGGCCCTCTGGGTCTATCGCTGGGGGCGGCGTATCGAGGCGCGTCCGGCGGGTCTGGTGCGCAAGCTGCAGAACGCAGTGTATTGGCCTGTATTTCGCCTCACTGAGACGGCCTTCGGGATCAGCCTGCCACGCGGCGCGAAGATCGGCCCGGGGCTGAGGATCTGGCACTTCGGCAATATCTTCATCAATGAACAGGCGGTCATCGGCGCGCGCTGCACGCTGCGTCAGGGCGTGACCATCGGCAACCGACATCCGGACGGCCCTTCGCCCGTCATCGGCGATGATGTCGAATTCGGTGCTTATGCCCAAGTGCTGGGTGGTGTGCGGCTGGGGGACGGCTGCAAGGTGGGTGCCATGTCGGTCGTGCTGCACGATGTGCCGGCAGGGGCTACCGTCGTAGGCGCGCCTGCACGGGTTGTTTCTGCCGGCGCACCCGATCCGCAGTAAGCGCTGCAGTACTCTCCCAAGGCATCAGGGGCGCCGTGGCGCCCCTGATGCTTTTCTGATCCCGCTTTACGAAAAAACGCCCGACTTGTCGGGCATTTTTCATAAGGATTGCTCCCGTGCCGGCTGATCAGGCAGCAGCCATGCCGGTCGGCAGAGCCGACGCGTTCTTTTCGTTGCGGCGACGGCGCAGAGCCATCATGCCCACGAAGGCCAGACCGCCCAACATCATGGCGGTGGTCGAGGCTTCCGGTACGGAAGAGGTCAGGGTCAGCAAGCCGCTATAGGGGCCCTTGCCGGTAACCACCAGTTCATAGTTGCCCACGGTGAGGCGGCTGGTGTCGATCGCGTAAGTGGTGACGGTCTTGTTGCCAAGGGTATTGCTGAGTACGGTGCTGCTAACGGTAGTGTGGTTTGTCAGATCATTGAGAACAAAGGTCTTCACGCCACCGTTGGTGGAGGTGACGAAGCTGGCAGTAACCGTGGCGGAAAGATCGCTCAGGCTGGTGATGGAGAAATTGTAGGTGTCATTGAAGGGGTGGCTCAAAGCGTAGCTGGCCACACCGAAGGTGGCGCCCCCCGAACTGACGTCCAGATTGAAGGTGGCGGCGTTGGCTGCACCGCCAGCCAGGGCAAGTGCCAAAGTGATGGCAGAAGTTGCGAGAAGCTTTTTCATGGGATCAATCCTTAAAGTTTAAGACTATTTATGAAGAGGATTGCGCGTGGCGCTTTCCATTCCAAAACCAAATCAACTCACTTTGATGCCGGATTGCCCTGCGACTTTACCCCCTTGTCCCAGTCAATCTTCTTATTGTCAGAAGCGCAAAAAAAGTGCCGCTGTCTCCTGATTTCCTTACATCTGTAACAAACCATGTGTTGATGTCGGAACTATAACATTTTGGTTCGCGTACAAGCAATAGAAAATGAAGAAAAAACGCCAACTTTCTGTTTTTCGTAACCGGCTGGAAACCCGCTACAGGCAAGGATTTCACTAATTTCTATGGGGCACTATTGATGAGTAATGCACTGCGGAAATGAACTGATCCGTATGGAAATAAAATTGTCGAATTAATAATGGGTGTGCTCGCATTTTATTGTGTAAAAATTAACTGAATGGCGCTATCTCTCTTCGATATCACTTGGAGGGTAAGGCGCTTATTTACATCTTTGCGCGCTGAGATTTGATTCCCGCTTGAAAGGTTTTGTTGTGGGCAACTCGCATTTTGTTTTGGTGGCTGTGCGTGCAAGGGATGCTGTATATGAAGTGCCTTGCGCCAACTTTCTCATGAGGTTGAAAGATAAGCACGGAGCCTCGGCAGGCATGTGAAGAGAAGGGGGGCTTGGATGAGTCTGTGTGAAAAGAAAATTCTGCTCCAGCGTCTCCAAGGGGTTTTAATTTGTTGAATATTTATTATGATGTGCTTGAATGGCGCGGTATGAAAAAAGGATCTTTTAGGCAATGATGCTTGGCGTTAATTGAAATAGGCTGCATGATATTGCATTTTAGCTATATTTCCGAAATCAAAAACATTGACCGGCAGTAAGGACTATGGCGTTCGTTCCGGTGCGTTTGAGCGGGGGCTCGGACCCACCGGTTCACCTTGGGGGAGGTGGGGCTGATTGACGAGCTCCCAGCCTGCGAGAAATCCCATTTATTTTTTCGACGGCTGCTGATATGCCGCTGTCGCGTTGTGCTGCCTCCTTGCAGTAGAGGCGCAAGGTATCCGGGTTTCGCATCGGACGCGCTTTTCAGTGTTGCCAAAGCAATTCGTTCTTTTGAGCGGTGTTCGCGCAGAGCGGTCTTCGCGGACTCCAGTACGGGGTGTCAATTGGGGGATAAAAATGCTAACAACATCGGGGAATCATCTTTTGACCGTGCAATTCCTGCGCTGTGTCGCGGCGGCGCTGGTGGTGGCGCAGCACGCAGCAATCGAGCTGAGGGCGCGTACGGGGACGCCGGATCTGCTGTCCTACTGGCACGATCATGGTGGAGTGGGGGTGGATATCTTTTTCGTCATCAGCGGCCTGGTCATGTACCTGTCGACCCGCCGCAAGCCCGCACCGGCTGATGCCACGGCGACGGCGGCCTTGTTTTTCCGGCGCCGTCTGATCCGTATCGTGCCGATGTACTGGTTTTACACCTTGTCCAAGGTGGCCATCGTCCTGGTGCTGGGATCGAAGGCCTTCGCTGCTGGCCTGCCGTTCCTTTACGTGCTTGGATCGCTGTGTTTTTATCCCATGGTTTCGCCTGCCAGCGGCGATATCCTGCCCCTGGTCGAATCAGGCTGGACGCTGGGTTTTGAGATGCTGTTCTACGCCGTACTGGCCACGGTGATCGCCTTGGGCTTGCCGCGCCTGAAAACCGCCACGTTGGTGCTGGCGCTCATCTATCTCGTTGCGCAACTCTTCCCCGATGCAGTCTTGTCTCAGTTTTTCGGCCGCACGGTGCTCTTTGAGTTCCTGCTGGGAATGGGCATCGCCCGCTTGTGGATGCAATACAAACAGCCGCCAGCCTGGCTGGCGGTCTTGCTGGTCGCTATTGCAATGGCAGCGCTGTTCGTTCATCGCCCACCGCTTGATCGTTTCGTCGGGCTGGGTATTCCCTCGGCCATGCTGGTGCTCGGCATGGCGTGGATGGAGCGCTTTGCATGGGTACGGGCGGCCGCAGGCAGGCTGACTTTGCTGGGAGACGCCTCCTATTCCACCTATCTGGCGCACGGCTTCATCATGCCGGCTGCGGTAATAGGTGGGCTGAAGCTGGCGCCGCATTCTTACGGCTTCATTTGTCTGACTGCCGTGATGGTGGCCACCGTCGCCGGCTGTCTCTCCTATCTGTTGCTGGAAAAACCGCTCACCCGAGTCCTGAACGCCCGTTTCGGTGGTAGCAAGGTGGTGGCTTCCGCGAGTACCGCGCCAGTGTGACTGGCACTGATCTCGTGAAGGCGTAGTGGAACAGAATCGGCACTGCATCGGATTGCAGCGCCGCTTTCTTTGCGGCCCGAGCGGAACAAGGTGATACGGTTCAGCGACACGCAGCCCTTTGCCACAAACGCGCCAGCTGCTCGCCACTGTCCTTGAGCAATCCGGGCGCCTGTGCAATGGCCTCCTGCAGGCTCATCGGTCCGAAGGTGATGGAGAAGCAGCCCGCGAAGCTGCCCTGCAGCTTCTCCAGCGATGTGCGGTCGATTCCGCCCGATAGCAGGGTAGTGGGTACACCTGCGCGGCGAGCACGCTGGCTGGCGATGAAGGGGGCCTTGCCATGCAGGGTCTGGGCATCGCTGCGGCCCTCTCCCGTAATGAGCCAGTCGGCGCCGGCCAGTGCCTCATCCAGCCCGATATGGTCTGCCACGGTTTCGGCACCTGAGCGGAACTGCGCACCCAGCATCAGCAGCGCATAACCCAGTCCACCCGCCGCGCCCGCACCGGGCTGGCTGGCGGCATGACGGCCCAGCGCCTGCTCCAGCACGTCCGCAAAATGTCTCAAAGCCTCATCCAGTAGCGCCACCTGGTCTGGCGCGACACCTTTCTGTGGTCCGAACACGGCAGTGGCACCTTCGTCGCCGCACAGGGGATTATCGACATCGGACATGGCCACGAAATGCGCCTCCTTGATTCGCGGATCCAGTCCTGATGCATCCACGCGCGCGACACGCTGCAGCTGGGCCGGAACCGGTGGCACGATCTCGCCGCAGGCGTCGAGCAACTTCACGCCCAACGCTGCCAGTAGTCCGGCGCCGCCATCATTGGTGCTGCTGCCGCCCAGCGCTACCAGGAAGCGGCGGGAACCGCGATCGAGGAGCTGCCGGATGGCGTCGCCCACGCCCAGCGTAGTGCGCTGTCCGACGCTCACGGCCGTACCTGCCGCATCGGTCAGGCCGACGATGGCTGCCGATTCCACCACGGCACTGCCATCCTTGAGAATGCCCACCGGTGCGCTGCTTTGCTGTCCGGCTGCATTGCGGCAGTCGACGGTCATGCGTTCGCCGCCTGCATGCATGAGTGCGTCCAGCGTGCCTTCGCCGCCATCGGCAATCGGGCAGAGTCGGATCTCGGCATCGGGAATCGCGGCCTGAACGCCGGCGCCAATGGCTGCAGCCACTTCCTCGGCGCTGAGGGAGCCTTTGAATGAATCGGGAGCGATGACAACGACGGGAGCGCGGCGCGCGGAGGCAAGGGTGGTCATGATGAACTGGTTGGGCTGAGGCCGCGCGCCCGGCGGGGCAGGGCGTGCGAGAGGGTCTTGTTGGATGTGTTGCCGGTGAATAATCCGGCTCGGGCTGTTGGTGCGCAATTATAAGCACCGCCGTCCTTTATTGTGGCTGCGGCGTGAGCGGCAGTAGCGACCGCTGGTGAAAATTGGATCACTTTGGTGTCAGGGTGAATGAAGCGCGTAACAAAAAGTAAGGTAATTGGATGGTAGAACGCACCCGGGCCATAGTGTCATGTTGGCGCTGTCGCGCCTGAGGAACCCTATCATGAAGCCTCGTTTGCATTTGGTCCTGCTGCTGGCTGTGTTACCCGCTGCATTGCTGCTGGGTGGGTGTGTGGCCGTGCCTGCCAATCCCTACAATGGCGCGGTGGTCTATCCGGCGCAGCCGGTGTATTCACCGTATTACACCTATCCCGCTTATCCGGCCTATCCGGCGTATGGATATCCGTCGTCCTCCTTTTATTTCGGCTACAGCAGTGGCTGGGGTGGTCACGGGCGCTGGCGCTGAATGATGGAGGGCGGTGCAGGGTGGCGCCTGTATGTGGCTCAAAACCGGCTAAAATGGCGCCTTTGTTGATGGGTATGCATGGCAGGGCTGGAATGGATGGGGTGCATGGGGCGCCCGATCCGGCGCACAGCGGTATTGATCGCAAGCCTTCCACTCGCCGCTGTCTTCACACCGTATGAGCTTTTTCGTTTCGTCGACCCGAACAGATGTCATTTCCCCCTCCCGGCGCCGGACCGCGCTGGGTATTGCTGCGTCCGTGCTGGTGCATGCGGCCTTGTTCATGTTCGTGCGGGAGAAGCTGAACGAAGCGCCTCCCCGGCTGGAGTCTCCGGGGCGCCCGGATGCGCCCTTGGAGGTCAGTTTCATCCGCCCGGCCGCGCCGGTCATTACGCCGGAGCCCCCCAAGCCCGCACCTGAACCGAAAAAGCACGAGCCCGTCCAGAAGAAGCCTGCAGCCAGGCAGGCTCCTCGCCACAGTTCGGCCCCCGCGCGCCGTTCCCTGCCGCAAAGTACGCCCCTGCCGGTGGCTCAGGCGCCGAGCAGCAATGCTGCGGCGGCCGCACCGGCTGCGCCTGCCGAAGATTTCATGACGTCCATCAACCGCAAGCGCCAGCAGCGGCAGGAGGCCGAGCAGGCAGCTGCCGAGGAAAATGCCGCCGCGCGCGCGGCCGAAAATCCTTCGGCCAACGACATCGCCCGCGCCAATATCGCCTTCCAGGACAGGCGTGGACGCGGCACCAATGGTGTCTTCCAGATCATCAGCATGGGTCCGCGCGTGGCGCAGTACAGCTTCCGTGGCTGGACCACCGATCAGCGTCGCAGCCAGAACCAGTTGATCGAAGTGGATGCCGGCTTTGGTGGCAATGTGCAACTGGCTGTCGTCAACAGCATGATCGCGCTGATCCGCCGCTACTATCAGGGCGATTTCAATTTCGACTCGCAGAAGCTGGGCCGGGTGGTCACCTTGTCGGCGCGACTGGAA includes:
- a CDS encoding KpsF/GutQ family sugar-phosphate isomerase; translated protein: MRTTGIRVFREQAQALNMIAERLAEEFEQAVELMYTTRGRVIVSGMGKSGIIGSKIAATLASTGTSSFFVHPGEAYHGDLGMFTEADTAILISYSGETEEVIRLIPSLRHFGLRIIALVGKRNSTLGKNADVVLDVSVVREACPNNLAPTTSTTATLVMGDALAVALIEKRDFKPNDFARFHPGGSLGKRLLTRVKDVMHTQVPWVMRDTPIIDVIGQMTEGGLGMALVSADGNRQKLCGVITDGDLRRALAARKDIYHITAADLMNTSPKTVAEDEMFVDAEAKMLELNITALVALNAQQHVVGVLKLLDAKRL
- a CDS encoding FxDxF family PEP-CTERM protein, translated to MKKLLATSAITLALALAGGAANAATFNLDVSSGGATFGVASYALSHPFNDTYNFSITSLSDLSATVTASFVTSTNGGVKTFVLNDLTNHTTVSSTVLSNTLGNKTVTTYAIDTSRLTVGNYELVVTGKGPYSGLLTLTSSVPEASTTAMMLGGLAFVGMMALRRRRNEKNASALPTGMAAA
- a CDS encoding serine acetyltransferase, with the translated sequence MSQDPDWLADLARYNLRRPFLKEQSIWALWVYRWGRRIEARPAGLVRKLQNAVYWPVFRLTETAFGISLPRGAKIGPGLRIWHFGNIFINEQAVIGARCTLRQGVTIGNRHPDGPSPVIGDDVEFGAYAQVLGGVRLGDGCKVGAMSVVLHDVPAGATVVGAPARVVSAGAPDPQ
- a CDS encoding acyltransferase, which codes for MQFLRCVAAALVVAQHAAIELRARTGTPDLLSYWHDHGGVGVDIFFVISGLVMYLSTRRKPAPADATATAALFFRRRLIRIVPMYWFYTLSKVAIVLVLGSKAFAAGLPFLYVLGSLCFYPMVSPASGDILPLVESGWTLGFEMLFYAVLATVIALGLPRLKTATLVLALIYLVAQLFPDAVLSQFFGRTVLFEFLLGMGIARLWMQYKQPPAWLAVLLVAIAMAALFVHRPPLDRFVGLGIPSAMLVLGMAWMERFAWVRAAAGRLTLLGDASYSTYLAHGFIMPAAVIGGLKLAPHSYGFICLTAVMVATVAGCLSYLLLEKPLTRVLNARFGGSKVVASASTAPV
- the kdsB gene encoding 3-deoxy-manno-octulosonate cytidylyltransferase; protein product: MRCIAVIPARFGSSRLPGKPLADILGKPMIQHVYERVKGLEELADVVVATDDERIVAAVTAFGGKALLTSPDHPSGTDRLREVMQHHPADLYLNVQGDEPLVNPEHLRRLLQAMLAAPQVQAGTLCHPITAAEADNPNTVKVVRNRAGDALYFSRARIPFERESTGKTRYFKHIGVYAYRDELLAAFPGLPPSELEGAEMLEQLRIMDAGWQIRVIEVDHAAPGVDTPACLERVRALMSGLPDPALDAGSLADVKLVITDIDGVLTDGGIWYDDSGECLKRFHVRDGMGIKMLQEAGVNVAVISGRDSATLRRRLADLGITVFHLGAKDKAAACRAIMAHYEVAPDATAMIGDDSIDLPGFAACGWPVAVGDAPDYVKQHARVVLAKAGGHGAFREFSDSVLNAQNRSAIYDSVAGYAQAMSRMTQ
- a CDS encoding glycerate kinase; the protein is MTTLASARRAPVVVIAPDSFKGSLSAEEVAAAIGAGVQAAIPDAEIRLCPIADGGEGTLDALMHAGGERMTVDCRNAAGQQSSAPVGILKDGSAVVESAAIVGLTDAAGTAVSVGQRTTLGVGDAIRQLLDRGSRRFLVALGGSSTNDGGAGLLAALGVKLLDACGEIVPPVPAQLQRVARVDASGLDPRIKEAHFVAMSDVDNPLCGDEGATAVFGPQKGVAPDQVALLDEALRHFADVLEQALGRHAASQPGAGAAGGLGYALLMLGAQFRSGAETVADHIGLDEALAGADWLITGEGRSDAQTLHGKAPFIASQRARRAGVPTTLLSGGIDRTSLEKLQGSFAGCFSITFGPMSLQEAIAQAPGLLKDSGEQLARLWQRAACR
- a CDS encoding lipopolysaccharide biosynthesis protein, with amino-acid sequence MSAASNVRWIAVTQFVKIGSQLVNMFVLTRLIPPSEYGLMAMAGIATNLAFILRDMGTAAAIIQKAELHENDSSSVFWLNMIGGLVLMLMLWVAAPFMAATFHEPRLKHVLWVLAITFPIAASSMVHQALIERVSRFRLIAGIESAASLLALAIALVMAFRGAGVWSLTAQAVMTAACTTLLLWRYSPWRPKMIFDRASVRSVFSFSGAMAGNQMAAYVFRNADSFVVGKMLGATILGNYSLAYKLMLFPVQNISWVAVRSLFPVMSRRQDDQAYLSSLALRSLSLISFVAAPMMFGVASLSDLFVAVFLGPKWSLVGDILLFLGLVGYLQVITSVAAPVFMALGKTGWMLRLSLVGTPLYVLAYVLGARQGGAQGLAMAYLAVSVIMAFPTFHFACRLIGVGLKQFLSALLPSLLSSVGMMFCILLCRDRIAATGTLLFALLTGIGLLFWVLTVALFQRAAAKEFFRLAFKRIKK
- the kdsA gene encoding 3-deoxy-8-phosphooctulonate synthase — encoded protein: MIKINEIQVGNELPFVLFGGINVLESEQFAVDVCGEYVRITKELGIPYVFKASFDKANRSSIKSYRGPGLEAGLKIFEAVKKAHGVPVLTDVHEPYQAAEVASVCDVLQLPAFLARQTDLVIALAKTGKVINIKKPQFVSPPQMKNIVEKFEEGGNTNVMLCDRGAQFGYDNLVVDMLGFGVMKQVSGNKPVIFDVTHALQQRESGAAASGGRRGQVTELARAGMALGIAGLFLEAHPDPSKALCDGPSALRLSQLKAFLEQVKAVDDLVKSLPELDTH